Proteins encoded within one genomic window of Bacillus thuringiensis:
- a CDS encoding sigma-70 family RNA polymerase sigma factor, whose amino-acid sequence MEIEEIYKIYINDVYRYLFSLSRSHHVAEDLMQETFYRAYLYLEDYENQKVKSWLFKVAYHTFIDFIRKEKKVSFVGTEELEAIQAGESTEEYVVAKNSYEKLIQIIHTLPMVEAQAVLLCDVHELTYEEGASVLDLKLNTYKSHIFRGRKRLKELLKEEKSQNDK is encoded by the coding sequence ATGGAGATTGAAGAAATATATAAGATTTATATAAACGATGTGTATCGGTATTTATTTTCCCTTTCTCGTAGCCATCATGTAGCGGAGGACTTGATGCAGGAGACTTTTTATCGTGCGTATCTTTATCTAGAAGACTATGAAAACCAAAAGGTAAAATCATGGCTTTTTAAAGTAGCATATCATACGTTTATTGATTTTATTAGGAAAGAGAAAAAAGTATCTTTTGTAGGAACGGAGGAATTAGAGGCAATTCAAGCAGGTGAATCTACAGAAGAGTATGTAGTCGCAAAAAATAGTTACGAAAAATTAATTCAGATTATTCATACTTTACCTATGGTAGAGGCACAAGCTGTTTTATTATGTGATGTACATGAATTAACGTACGAAGAGGGTGCTTCTGTATTAGATTTAAAGTTAAACACATATAAAAGTCACATATTTCGCGGGAGAAAGAGATTAAAAGAATTGTTAAAGGAGGAAAAGAGTCAAAATGACAAATGA
- a CDS encoding anti-sigma factor yields MTNDKPHSEQDDYKELLQEALHQRPDSLSNGKQEQVLKIGKKRARITNVLIVFTFLLLIQPILYISTLLYYTLAPTNAMEIRNVVNQTLSVTEPNVFLKDRDMEQSLLPLSLQLHFDLYKRVGKKDIRIGEEKTDYVFSRATRVSREYTTDEKIPEIPYIDNEVLSHPNNYNASYNSSEEAQVLKGLPQESVVEAFVSFRELLSVQEVTNMFPTIDIVWYAVNTGLEEKQTNDDGMYVAPVGFPSDMISRPSGAFVSDSPHEEQFIDVLKSLQNHENLAVKLSRAKVLELSKRISFLERNGVKTYGAVVTGPKAEVEKLMSHEKVRKLKVGEARLWNWHS; encoded by the coding sequence ATGACAAATGATAAACCTCATTCTGAACAAGATGATTATAAAGAATTGTTACAAGAAGCTCTTCATCAAAGGCCGGATTCCCTTTCTAATGGAAAACAGGAGCAAGTGTTGAAAATAGGAAAAAAAAGAGCGCGTATTACGAATGTATTAATTGTATTTACTTTTTTATTACTGATTCAACCTATTTTATATATATCTACACTCTTATATTATACATTGGCACCTACAAACGCAATGGAGATACGGAATGTAGTAAATCAAACGTTAAGTGTAACAGAACCAAATGTATTTCTGAAAGATAGGGACATGGAGCAATCATTGTTACCGCTTAGTTTACAATTGCATTTTGATTTGTATAAAAGGGTAGGGAAGAAAGATATTCGAATAGGAGAAGAGAAAACAGATTATGTATTTAGTAGAGCAACGAGAGTAAGCCGTGAATATACAACAGATGAAAAAATTCCAGAAATCCCGTATATAGATAACGAGGTATTGTCTCATCCTAATAATTATAATGCGTCCTATAATAGTAGCGAAGAAGCGCAGGTATTAAAGGGTCTTCCGCAAGAATCTGTAGTAGAAGCATTTGTATCTTTTAGAGAATTATTAAGTGTACAAGAGGTAACGAATATGTTTCCTACTATTGATATTGTGTGGTATGCAGTTAATACAGGATTAGAGGAGAAGCAAACGAATGACGATGGTATGTATGTTGCCCCGGTTGGCTTTCCATCAGATATGATTTCAAGGCCAAGTGGTGCTTTTGTAAGTGATTCACCTCATGAGGAACAATTTATTGATGTGTTAAAGTCATTACAGAATCATGAAAATTTAGCAGTGAAGCTATCTAGAGCGAAAGTATTAGAGTTGTCAAAGCGTATTTCTTTCCTTGAAAGAAATGGGGTAAAAACATATGGGGCAGTTGTAACAGGACCTAAAGCAGAAGTTGAAAAATTGATGAGCCACGAAAAAGTTAGAAAATTGAAAGTAGGTGAAGCGAGGTTATGGAATTGGCATTCTTAA